The proteins below come from a single Aptenodytes patagonicus chromosome 2, bAptPat1.pri.cur, whole genome shotgun sequence genomic window:
- the LOC143157353 gene encoding fatty acid-binding protein, adipocyte, producing MCDQFVGTWKLLSSENFEDYMKELGVGFATRKMAGVAKPSVTVSINGDVITIKTESTFKNTEISFRLGEEFDETTADDRKTKNIITLDNGILNQVQKWDGKETVIKRKVMDGNLVVECTMNTVTCKRVYEKA from the exons ATGTGTGACCAGTTTGTGGGCACCTGGAAGCTCCTTTCTAGTGAAAACTTTGAGGACTATATGAAAGAGCTGG GTGTGGGGTTTGCTACCAGGAAAATGGCTGGTGTGGCCAAGCCCAGTGTAACTGTCAGCATCAATGGTGACGTGATAACCATCAAAACAGAAAGTACCTTCAAAAATACAGAGATCTCTTTCAGGCTGGGTGAAGAGTTTGATGAGACCACAGCAGATGACAGAAAAACGAAG AACATCATAACCCTAGACAACGGCATACTGAACCAGGTGCAGAAGTGGGACGGAAAAGAGACTGTCATAAAGAGAAAAGTGATGGATGGGAACCTGGTGGTG GAATGTACCATGAATACTGTTACCTGCAAAAGAGTTTATGAAAAAGCATGA